A single Stigmatopora argus isolate UIUO_Sarg chromosome 7, RoL_Sarg_1.0, whole genome shotgun sequence DNA region contains:
- the LOC144077078 gene encoding phosphatidylinositol 5-phosphate 4-kinase type-2 beta-like has translation MSSNCTSVAAPVSASKTKTKKKHFIGQKVKLFRASEPILSVLMWGANHTINELSNVPVPVMLMPDDFKAYSKIKVDNHLFNKENLPSRFKFKEYCPAVFRNLRERFSIDDQDYQNSLTRSAPRNSDAQGRFGNRFLSSYDHRFVIKTVSSEDIAEMHNILKKYHQFIVECHGNTLLPQFLGMYRLTVDGVETYMVVTRNVFSHRLPVHRKYDLKGSTVSREASDKEKAKELPTFKDNDFLNEGHKLEIGDDNKKYFLEKLKHDVEFLATLKIMDYSLLVGIHDVDRAEQEETDAEAGAGEEEDYETDGTGGGGGGGGPLGGALGGSFGTPPDSPGDPLNCGFFGPGDFDPTVDVYAIKSHQGAVKKEVYFMAIIDILTHYDAKKKAAHAAKTVKHGAGAEISTVNPEQYSKRFYEFMSNILS, from the exons ATGTCAAGCAATTGCACCAGCGTCGCCGCGCCTGTCAGCGCTAGCAAAACCAAGACGAAAAAGAAGCATTTTATTGGACAGAAAGTCAAACTGTTCCGGGCGAGCGAACCCATCCTCAGCGTTTTGATGTGGGGCGCCAATCACACg ATCAACGAGTTGAGTAATGTGCCTGTGCCAGTGATGCTGATGCCAGATGATTTTAAAGCCTACAGTAAGATCAAAGTGGACAACCACCTGTTCAACAA AGAAAACCTTCCCAGTCGCTTCAAGTTCAAGGAATATTGTCCCGCCGTGTTCCGAAACCTGAGGGAGAGGTTTTCCATCGACGACCAAGACTACCAG AACTCGCTGACGCGGAGCGCTCCCCGCAATAGCGACGCCCAGGGTCGCTTTGGCAATCGCTTCCTGTCCAGCTACGACCATCGATTTGTCATCAAGACCGTGTCTAGCGAGGACATCGCCGAGATGCACAACATCCTGAAGAAATACCACCAG TTCATAGTGGAGTGTCACGGCAACACGCTGCTTCCTCAATTTCTGGGGATGTACAGGCTGACGGTGGACGGCGTGGAAACGTACATGGTCGTCACCCGGAACGTCTTCAGCCACCGCCTGCCCGTCCATCGCAAGTACGACCTGAAG GGTTCGACGGTCTCCAGGGAAGCGAGCGACAAGGAGAAG GCCAAAGAGCTGCCCACCTTCAAAGACAACGACTTCCTGAACGAAGGCCACAAACTGGAAATCGGAGATGACAACAAGAAATACTTTTTAGAGAAGCTCAAACACGACGTGGAG TTTCTGGCCACTCTGAAGATCATGGATTACAGCCTCCTGGTGGGGATCCACGACGTGGACCGAGCCGAGCAGGAGGAGACGGACGCGGAGGCCGGCGCCGGCGAGGAGGAAGACTACGAGACGGACGGtacgggaggaggaggaggaggaggcggtccGCTGGGGGGCGCGCTGGGCGGCTCCTTCGGCACCCCGCCCGATAGCCCGGGCGACCCCCTCAACTGCGGCTTCTTCGGGCCCGGCGACTTTGACCCCACGGTGGACGTTTACGCCATCAAGAGCCACCAGG GTGCTGTCAAGAAAGAGGTGTACTTCATGGCCATCATTGACATCCTCACACATTACGACGCCAAGAAAAAAGCTGCCCACGCTGCCAAGACTGTGAAACATGGG GCGGGGGCCGAGATCTCCACGGTGAACCCGGAGCAGTACTCCAAGCGCTTCTATGAGTTCATGTCCAATATCTTGTCCTAG
- the psmb3 gene encoding proteasome subunit beta type-3, whose product MSIMSYNGGAVMAMRGKNCVAVASDLRFGIQGQMVTADFQKVFPMGERLYIGLAGLATDVQTVSQRLKFRLNLYELKEGRQIKPKTFMSMVSNLLYEKRFGPYYVEPVIAGLDPKTSEPFICSLDLIGCPMVTEDFVVSGTCSEQMYGMCESLWEPDMEPEDLFETISQAMMNAVDRDAVSGMGVVVHVLEKDKITTRTLKARMD is encoded by the exons ATG TCTATCATGTCTTACAACGGAGGGGCCGTCATGGCCATGAGGGGCAAGAACTGCGTGGCGGTGGCGTCCGACCTGCGATTCGGCATCCAGGGCCAGATGGTCACGGCCGACTTCCAGAAGGTCTTCCCCATGGGCGAGAGGCTCTACATCGGCCTGGCCGGGCTGGCCACCGACGTTCAGACGGT ATCTCAGAGGCTCAAATTCCGACTGAATCTTTACGAGCTGAAAGAGGGGCGCCAGATCAAACCCAAGACCTTCATGAGCATGGTGTCCAACCTGCTGTACGAAAAGAG GTTCGGGCCGTACTACGTGGAGCCCGTGATCGCCGGGCTGGATCCCAAGACCTCGGAGCCGTTCATCTGCTCGCTGGATCTGATCGGATGCCCCATGGTGACGGAGGACTTTGTCGTCAGCGGTACCTGCTCGGAACAAATGTACGGCATGTGCGAGTCCTTGTGGGAGCCGGACATG GAACCCGAGGACCTGTTTGAGACCATCTCGCAGGCCATGATGAACGCCGTCGACCGGGACGCCGTATCCGGCATGGGCGTGGTGGTGCACGTCCT CGAAAAGGACAAGATCACCACCAGAACGTTGAAAGCGCGGATGGATTGA
- the cwc25 gene encoding pre-mRNA-splicing factor CWC25 homolog — translation MGGGDLNLKKSWHPQTMKNIERVWKAEQKHESECKKIEELQKELKEERAREEITRYAEETGAIKKKDDRLDWMYQGPSNQVSRDEYLMGRAIDKQITDQYEEPESGPSAETGLLPGSIFGPVATASSMDVAAKIREDPLFEIRKREEAKKREVLTNPVKMKKIKEMLRQNLEKKKKRKKDKKEKKGDKDQRKEKKRKPRRSVSTSDDDDKSDRSHAGDKWHSRHLPGYGLLLPAGKDQRRSSEAPDRRRRRERSASPSPARKIKQSGQKDGRSEVGAPISLKERHQRQRNHVSKKLSARELEEKRNAMMEQAKRRDHDRENNVRKYRKQEEQEKQREQQTKREQHAGFIHDMKLESAATSSLEDRVKRNIHSIQRTPASLDNFMKR, via the exons ATGGGGGGTGGAGACCTG AATTTAAAGAAGAGCTGGCACCCCCAGACGATGAAAAACATCGAACGCGTTTGGAAAGCCGAGCAAAAGCATGAATCCGAATGCAAGAAAATCGAGGAGCTTCAGAAGGAGCTCAAGGAGGAAAGAGCCCGTGAAGAAATCACTAGATATGCCGAAGAAACCGGTGCCATCAA AAAGAAGGACGATCGGCTGGACTGGATGTACCAGGGCCCTTCCAACCAGGTGTCCAGAGACGAGTATCTCATGGGACGAGCCATCGACAAGCAGATCACGGATCAGTACGAGGAACCCGAAAGCGGGCCGTCGGCGGAGACCGGTCTCCTGCCCGGCTCCATCTTCGGACCCGTGGCCACCGCGTCCAGCATGGACGTGGCCGCCAAGATCAGGGAAGACCCTCTCTTCGAAATCAG AAAACGCGAGGAGGCGAAGAAGAGGGAAGTCTTGACCAATCCGGtcaagatgaaaaaaatcaaggaaATG ctGCGCCAGaacctggagaagaaaaagaaaaggaagaaggacaaaaaggaaaagaaggGCGACAAAGACCAAAGGAAAGAGAAGAAACGCAAACCCAGACGCTCCGTTTCCACCTCGGATGACGACGACAAAAGTGACAG GTCACACGCCGGAGACAAATGGCATTCCCGTCATCTTCCGGGCTACGGCCTCCTG CTCCCCGCAGGCAAAGACCAACGCCGGTCCTCCGAGGCTCCCGATCGCCGGAGACGCCGCGAGAGGAGCGCCAGCCCGTCCCCTGCAAGAAAGATCAAGCAAAGTGGCCAGAAGGACGGCAGATCGGAAGTCGGGGCCCCCATCTCGCTGAAGGAACGTCACCAAAGGCAGAGGAATCACGTGTCCAA GAAGCTCTCTGCGCGGGAGCTGGAGGAGAAGAGAAACGCCATGATGGAGCAGGCCAAGCGGAGGGACCACGACAGGGAGAACAATGTCAGAAAATATCGGAAGCAAGAGGAGCAAGAAAAACAGCGGGAACAACAGACCAAACGTGAACAGCACGCTGGCTTCATTCA TGACATGAAGTTGGAGAGCGCGGCCACGTCTTCTTTGGAGGACCGAGTCAAGAGGAATATCCACTCCATTCAGAGGACGCCGGCCTCATTGGACAACTTCATGAAGAGATGA